A part of Pongo pygmaeus isolate AG05252 chromosome 14, NHGRI_mPonPyg2-v2.0_pri, whole genome shotgun sequence genomic DNA contains:
- the LOC129011204 gene encoding histidine-rich glycoprotein-like, with the protein MLITHTHHTLITHTSHMLITHMLITNAHHTHMLITHTTHTYTLTTHHTYAHHTRLSHTCLSHNTTHTVIIHTHHTHHTYAYHTCSSHTFITHHTHVHTLITHTTHTFITHSSHICHTHAHHTHHTDILHTHHTHHTYAHHTCSSHTFSHTTHVFTHSSHTFITHTTHVHHTLITHTTHVHHTHAHHTCLSHTCHTSSLCTLVTHTPCTLITHTHHKCTHHTRSSHTSHTTHTLIMHTHHMHPTHSHTHTGQTPHMPAHSSHTPTHSHTHTGQTPHTPAHSSHTPHTQSHTHMPDTTHVTPYIHSTITRTHTTHTNSSHIHLHTQPHTLGHHTNTMHHTHTHHTHTHPPHTQTQSPHTPIHPHHSPHLC; encoded by the coding sequence ATGCTCATCACACACACTCATCAcacactcatcacacacacatcacatatgCTCATCACACACATGCTCATCACAAACGCtcatcacacacacatgcttatcacacacaccacacacacatacacactcaccacacaccacacatatgctCATCACACACGCTTATCACACACTTGCTTATCAcacaacaccacacacacagtcatcatacacactcaccacacacaccacacatatgctTATCACACATGCTCATCACACACAttcatcacacaccacacacatgttcacacactcatcacacacaccacacacacgttCATCACACACTCATCGCACATATGCCACACACATGctcatcacacacaccacacagacatcttacacactcatcacacacaccacacatatgctCATCACACTTGCTCAtcacacacattctcacacaccacacatgtgttcacacactcatcacacacattcatcacacacaccacacatgttCATCACACactcatcacacacaccacacatgttCATCACACACATGCTCATCACACATGCTTatcacacacatgccacacaagCTCATTATGCACACTcgtcacacacacaccatgcacactcatcacacacactcatcacaaatgcactcatcacacacgatcatcacacacatcacacaccacacacacgcttATCATGCATACTCATCATATGCACCCCACACACAGTCACACGCACACAGGCCAGACACCACATATGCCAGCACACtcatcacacacacccacacacagtcacacacacacaggccagaCACCACACACGCCAGCACACtcatcacacacaccccacacacagtcacacacacacatgccagaCACCACACACGTCACACCATATATACACTCAACcatcacacgcacacacaccacacacacaaactcatcACACATACACctgcacacacagccacacacactgGGCCATCACACAAACAccatgcaccacacacacactcatcacacacacacacaccccccccacacacaaaccCAATCACCTCACACACCCATCCACCCCCATCACAGCCCCCACCTCTGCTGA